In Magnetospirillum sp. XM-1, a single window of DNA contains:
- the cobN gene encoding cobaltochelatase subunit CobN, with protein MHLLAAQPGTISDGNEAVDLGQSPADMVVLSAADTELAALSAAFGAWSDAPFTLRLANLTRLNHHMSVDLYVEQVIAKARLVVVRLLGGRSYWPYGVEQIANACRRLGVPLALLPGADQPDPDLAADSTLAPEVVERLWAYLLHGGPDNCRSFLAHAAGLIGHGAEWLEPRPLPQAGLYGPADAEGERPRALVVFYRALVLAGDTAPIDALTAELRRRGMAASALYVHSLKDPLSAALTRTLLAETPPDVIVNATGFAVSSPGKAETGPFDSADCPVLQVILASGTEESWAAGSQGLGPRDIAMNVALPEVDGRLITRAISFKRARRDEATQCDLATHAPVADRIEFVSALAANWAKLRRKDAPERRIALVLANYPNRDGRIGNGVGLDTPAATIEVLRALEAAGYRVGGIPDSGNALIELMQAGATNDWRALAHRERREVLSLPDYLAWFHSQPKALQDKVNARWGAPEADPFFAKGELHCGDFILPATRFGSVTVAVQPARGYNIDPASSYHDPDLVPPHNYLAFYAWAQDSFRADAIVHMGKHGNLEWLPGKALALSADCFPEAALGPLPHLYPFIVNDPGEGTQGKRRAAAVIVDHLTPPLTRAESYGPLRELERLVDEYYEAAGVDPRRLKVLRREILTLSAAAGLDEDLGIARDDDPDEALRKLDNHLCELKELQIRDGLHIFGVSPTGDQLTDLLVALARVPRGSGPEGASLPRALAADLGLEGFDPLDCTPAEAWTGPRPAALDGADPWRSQGDAVERLEALSRALIAGERRPEPCWARTIPVLQWIEATLRPCVESCGAAEIGGLLRGLAGRFVPPGPSGAPTRGRPDVLPTGRNFYSVDTRAVPTPAAWSLGWKSAQLLLERHLQEHGDWPRALALTAWGTSNMRTGGDDIAQGLALMGVKPRWDVGSNRVAGFEILPASVLDRPRIDVTLRVSGFFRDAFPGLIDLFDSAARAVADLDEPADINPLASRVRAERARLEAQGASPEQAARRAGFRVFGSMPGAYGAGLQALIDERGWTTRADLAESYIAWGGWAYGAGAEGEAGHALFRDRLAKVEVVVQNQDNREHDLLDSDDYYQFEGGLAAAVETVSGKAPTIYHADHSRPETPRIRTLDDEIARVVRARVVNPKWIRGVMRHGYKGAFEMAAGVDYLFAFAATTRAVKDHHFDLVAEAYLGDEAVLEFLKANNPAALAEIRARLNEAIERGLWHPRRNSTHRLLEPDPS; from the coding sequence ATGCACCTCCTCGCCGCCCAGCCCGGCACCATCTCCGATGGGAACGAGGCCGTCGACCTCGGCCAGAGCCCCGCCGACATGGTGGTGCTGTCGGCGGCCGATACCGAGCTGGCGGCCCTTTCCGCCGCCTTCGGCGCCTGGAGCGACGCGCCCTTCACCCTGCGGCTGGCCAATCTCACCCGCCTTAACCACCACATGTCGGTGGACCTTTACGTCGAGCAGGTGATCGCCAAGGCGCGGCTGGTGGTGGTGCGCCTGTTGGGTGGACGCTCCTACTGGCCCTACGGCGTCGAGCAGATCGCCAATGCCTGCCGCCGCCTTGGCGTTCCGCTCGCCCTGCTGCCCGGCGCCGACCAGCCCGATCCCGACCTTGCCGCCGATTCGACCCTTGCCCCGGAGGTGGTGGAGCGCCTGTGGGCCTACCTGCTGCATGGCGGGCCGGACAATTGCCGTTCGTTCCTGGCCCATGCCGCCGGGCTGATCGGCCACGGGGCGGAATGGCTGGAGCCCCGGCCCCTGCCCCAGGCCGGGCTTTACGGCCCCGCCGATGCCGAAGGCGAGCGCCCCCGCGCCCTGGTGGTGTTCTACCGCGCCCTGGTGCTGGCCGGCGACACCGCCCCCATCGACGCCCTGACGGCCGAGCTGCGCCGGCGGGGAATGGCGGCCTCGGCGCTATACGTCCACAGCCTGAAGGACCCTCTCAGCGCCGCGCTCACCCGCACCCTGCTGGCCGAGACGCCGCCCGACGTCATCGTCAACGCCACCGGTTTCGCCGTCTCGTCCCCGGGCAAGGCGGAAACCGGCCCCTTCGATTCCGCCGATTGCCCGGTGCTGCAGGTGATCCTGGCGTCCGGCACCGAGGAATCCTGGGCGGCGGGCAGCCAGGGGCTGGGGCCGCGCGACATCGCCATGAACGTCGCCCTGCCCGAGGTGGACGGCCGCCTGATCACCCGGGCCATCTCGTTCAAGCGGGCAAGGCGCGACGAGGCCACCCAGTGCGACCTCGCCACCCACGCCCCCGTCGCCGACCGCATCGAGTTCGTTTCCGCCCTGGCCGCCAATTGGGCCAAGCTGCGGCGCAAGGATGCGCCTGAGAGGCGCATCGCCCTGGTGCTGGCCAACTACCCCAACCGCGACGGCCGCATCGGCAACGGCGTCGGCCTCGACACCCCGGCGGCCACCATCGAGGTGCTGCGCGCCCTGGAAGCGGCCGGCTACCGGGTGGGCGGCATCCCCGACAGCGGCAACGCCCTGATCGAGCTGATGCAGGCGGGCGCCACTAACGACTGGCGGGCGCTGGCCCATCGGGAGAGGCGGGAGGTCCTGTCGCTGCCCGATTACCTCGCCTGGTTCCACTCCCAGCCTAAGGCCCTGCAGGACAAGGTGAACGCCCGCTGGGGTGCGCCGGAAGCCGACCCCTTCTTCGCCAAGGGCGAGCTGCATTGCGGCGACTTCATCCTGCCCGCCACCCGTTTCGGTTCCGTTACGGTGGCGGTGCAGCCGGCGCGCGGCTACAATATCGATCCCGCCAGCTCCTACCACGACCCCGATCTGGTGCCGCCCCACAACTACCTGGCCTTCTACGCCTGGGCACAGGATTCCTTCCGCGCCGACGCCATCGTCCACATGGGCAAGCACGGCAATCTGGAATGGCTGCCGGGCAAGGCGCTGGCCCTGTCGGCCGATTGCTTCCCCGAGGCAGCCCTCGGGCCGTTGCCCCACCTCTACCCCTTCATCGTCAATGATCCCGGCGAGGGAACTCAAGGAAAGCGCCGGGCGGCGGCCGTGATCGTCGACCATCTGACCCCGCCGCTGACCCGCGCCGAAAGCTATGGCCCGCTTCGCGAGCTGGAGCGGCTGGTGGACGAGTATTACGAGGCGGCGGGCGTCGATCCCCGCCGGCTCAAGGTGCTGCGGCGCGAGATCCTGACCCTGTCGGCCGCCGCCGGGCTGGACGAGGATCTGGGCATCGCCCGCGACGACGACCCGGACGAGGCCTTGCGCAAGCTCGACAACCATCTGTGCGAGTTGAAGGAGCTGCAGATCCGCGACGGCCTGCACATTTTCGGCGTTTCGCCCACCGGCGACCAGCTGACCGATTTGCTGGTCGCCCTCGCCCGGGTGCCGCGGGGAAGCGGCCCGGAAGGGGCCTCGCTGCCCCGCGCCCTGGCCGCCGATCTGGGGCTGGAGGGGTTCGACCCCCTGGATTGCACCCCCGCCGAAGCCTGGACCGGCCCCCGGCCCGCCGCCCTGGACGGTGCCGATCCCTGGCGCAGCCAGGGTGACGCGGTAGAGCGGCTGGAAGCCTTGTCGCGTGCCCTGATCGCCGGTGAGCGGCGGCCCGAGCCCTGCTGGGCGCGGACAATTCCGGTGCTGCAATGGATCGAGGCCACGCTTCGCCCCTGTGTGGAATCCTGTGGCGCGGCCGAGATCGGGGGGCTGCTGCGAGGGCTTGCCGGCCGTTTCGTCCCCCCCGGCCCGTCGGGCGCGCCCACCAGGGGGCGCCCCGACGTGCTGCCCACGGGGCGCAACTTCTATTCCGTCGACACCCGCGCGGTGCCGACCCCCGCCGCCTGGAGCCTGGGGTGGAAATCGGCACAGCTGCTGCTCGAGCGCCATCTGCAGGAGCATGGCGACTGGCCCAGGGCCCTGGCGCTGACCGCCTGGGGCACCTCGAACATGCGCACGGGCGGCGACGACATCGCCCAAGGTTTGGCCCTGATGGGGGTGAAGCCCCGCTGGGATGTGGGTTCGAACCGGGTGGCGGGCTTCGAGATCCTGCCGGCCTCGGTGTTGGACCGCCCCCGAATCGACGTCACGCTGCGGGTGTCGGGCTTTTTCCGCGACGCCTTCCCCGGCCTGATCGATCTGTTCGATTCGGCGGCCCGCGCCGTGGCCGATCTGGATGAGCCCGCCGACATCAACCCGCTGGCCTCCCGCGTCCGGGCCGAACGCGCCCGGTTGGAAGCCCAAGGCGCCAGCCCGGAACAGGCGGCGCGCCGGGCCGGTTTCCGGGTGTTCGGCTCCATGCCGGGCGCCTATGGCGCCGGGCTGCAGGCGCTGATCGACGAGAGGGGCTGGACCACGCGGGCCGACCTGGCCGAATCCTACATCGCCTGGGGCGGCTGGGCCTATGGCGCGGGGGCGGAGGGCGAAGCCGGCCACGCCCTGTTCCGCGACCGCCTCGCCAAGGTCGAGGTGGTGGTGCAGAACCAGGACAACCGCGAACACGATTTGCTGGATTCCGACGATTACTACCAATTCGAGGGCGGGCTGGCGGCGGCGGTGGAAACCGTCTCGGGCAAAGCGCCGACAATCTACCACGCCGATCATTCCCGCCCCGAAACGCCCCGCATCCGCACGCTGGACGACGAGATCGCCCGGGTGGTGCGCGCCCGGGTGGTCAATCCCAAATGGATCAGGGGCGTGATGCGCCACGGCTACAAGGGTGCCTTCGAGATGGCGGCCGGGGTGGATTACCTGTTCGCCTTCGCCGCCACCACGCGGGCCGTCAAGGACCACCATTTCGACCTGGTGGCCGAGGCCTATCTGGGCGACGAGGCGGTGCTGGAGTTCTTGAAAGCCAACAACCCCGCCGCCCTGGCCGAGATCCGCGCCCGCCTGAACGAGGCCATCGAGCGCGGCCTGTGGCATCCCCGGCGCAACTCCACCCACCGCTTGCTGGAGCCCGATCCGTCATGA
- a CDS encoding HAMP domain-containing sensor histidine kinase — MVEILPSFLQYDERQSNPDTVIDLISRLSLARGLDEVMAIVRRGARHLTGADGVSFVLRDDGKCFYADEDAIGPLWKGQRFPMQACISGWAMLNRQPVVIEDIYLDPRIPHDAYRRTFVKSLVMVPVRQEDPVAAIGAYWAHQRCPTKDEVDLLMTIANGAAVAMTNVALYASLVAAKEEAERNAMVAEQAGRAKLFFLANISHELRTPLNAIIGFAQIMQATQPAPGAAQYSENLDCILQAGNNLLRLVEDLLDMSRLEDGQFSLDPCPVTIATVVDEAVEALGLQAAEAGVELSLAAAPSAATVRADRRAIKQVLLNLLANAVKFTPRGGRIDVEWPDCDDGCTVAIRDTGIGMSPQELERVREPFVQTARERHQFHQGAGLGLSIANALVHLQGGRLDIASCPEKGTTVSVHLPLWTDEAARDS; from the coding sequence ATGGTCGAAATTCTGCCATCGTTTCTGCAATACGATGAACGCCAGTCCAACCCGGACACGGTGATCGACCTGATTTCACGCCTGTCTCTGGCCCGCGGCCTGGACGAGGTGATGGCGATCGTCCGGCGCGGCGCCCGCCACCTGACCGGCGCCGACGGCGTGAGTTTCGTGCTGCGCGACGACGGCAAGTGCTTCTACGCCGACGAGGACGCCATCGGCCCGCTGTGGAAGGGACAGCGCTTCCCCATGCAGGCCTGCATTTCCGGCTGGGCCATGCTGAACCGCCAACCGGTGGTGATCGAGGACATCTATCTCGATCCGCGCATTCCCCACGACGCCTACCGCCGGACCTTCGTCAAGAGTCTGGTGATGGTGCCGGTGCGGCAAGAAGACCCGGTGGCCGCCATCGGCGCCTATTGGGCCCACCAGCGGTGCCCGACCAAGGACGAGGTCGACCTGCTGATGACCATCGCCAACGGCGCCGCCGTGGCCATGACCAACGTGGCGCTTTACGCCTCGCTGGTGGCGGCCAAGGAGGAAGCCGAGCGCAACGCCATGGTGGCGGAGCAGGCCGGGCGGGCCAAGCTGTTCTTCCTGGCCAATATCAGCCACGAGCTGCGCACGCCGCTCAACGCCATCATCGGCTTCGCCCAGATTATGCAGGCGACCCAGCCCGCGCCCGGAGCCGCCCAATACAGCGAAAATCTCGACTGCATCCTGCAGGCAGGCAACAACCTGCTGCGACTGGTCGAGGACCTGCTGGACATGTCCCGGCTGGAAGATGGCCAGTTCTCGCTCGATCCCTGCCCGGTGACCATCGCGACGGTAGTGGACGAGGCGGTGGAGGCGCTCGGCCTCCAGGCGGCCGAGGCGGGCGTGGAACTGAGCCTCGCCGCCGCGCCGTCTGCGGCCACGGTGCGGGCCGACCGCCGGGCGATCAAGCAGGTGCTGCTCAACCTGCTGGCCAACGCCGTCAAGTTCACGCCGCGCGGCGGCCGCATCGATGTCGAGTGGCCCGATTGCGACGACGGCTGCACCGTGGCGATCCGCGATACCGGCATCGGCATGAGCCCGCAGGAGCTGGAGCGGGTGCGCGAACCCTTCGTCCAGACGGCGCGCGAGCGGCACCAGTTCCATCAGGGAGCGGGATTGGGCCTGTCCATCGCCAACGCCCTGGTCCACCTGCAAGGCGGAAGACTCGACATCGCCAGCTGCCCGGAAAAAGGCACGACGGTGAGCGTCCACCTGCCCCTGTGGACGGACGAGGCGGCACGGGACTCCTGA
- a CDS encoding DUF3768 domain-containing protein, producing the protein MQRTRIIRELNDQLRQHGIGGKVYITSGIQALEEWLGRAIITAVREFDQFDQSNDPYGEHDMGTVDVAGTKAMWKIDYYDASFAYASDDPADPQKTVRVFTIMLADEY; encoded by the coding sequence ATGCAACGCACCCGAATCATCCGCGAACTGAATGACCAGCTCCGACAGCACGGGATCGGCGGCAAGGTCTACATCACATCCGGCATACAGGCCCTTGAGGAGTGGCTGGGCCGCGCCATTATCACCGCCGTCCGTGAATTCGATCAATTCGATCAAAGTAACGATCCATATGGCGAGCATGACATGGGTACGGTGGATGTCGCAGGTACAAAGGCCATGTGGAAAATCGACTACTACGATGCGTCGTTTGCCTACGCCAGCGATGATCCTGCTGATCCGCAAAAAACCGTTCGCGTATTCACGATCATGCTGGCCGATGAATATTGA
- a CDS encoding bacteriophage abortive infection AbiH family protein — MNKLYVVGNGLDLYHGIPTSYKHFGVYLKCMAPEIFEIVDRYLGADDDLWCAFEARLADLDTDTMADDAGKFLVSYAVDEWSDAYHHDYQFEVNRIVSALSSKLYLNFENWLATLVMPSPQSLSIPKLPLPKDGRYLTFNYTETLQTTYGIPDEQVLHIHGQRSVKGSVILGHDWAPLPLNSHADLEEQDTRVTEGNEIIDSYFKKTFKPTSNIIDLNHTYFRSLQYVNEVVVLGHSMSKVDLPYFEEIIKVTNNPKWRISFFEKGDLFSKFDISDAIGISPNDRVFGSIVAVA, encoded by the coding sequence ATGAATAAATTATACGTAGTAGGAAATGGCCTCGACCTTTACCACGGCATCCCCACATCGTACAAACACTTTGGGGTGTATTTGAAATGTATGGCTCCAGAAATATTCGAAATAGTTGATAGATACCTCGGAGCTGACGATGATCTATGGTGTGCTTTTGAAGCGCGGCTAGCAGATTTAGACACTGACACTATGGCCGATGATGCTGGAAAATTTTTAGTTTCTTACGCTGTGGATGAATGGAGCGACGCTTATCACCATGACTACCAATTTGAAGTTAACCGGATTGTTTCGGCACTTTCATCGAAATTGTATCTAAATTTCGAGAACTGGCTTGCGACGTTGGTTATGCCAAGCCCCCAGTCGCTTTCCATTCCCAAGCTACCGCTGCCAAAAGATGGTCGATATTTGACGTTTAATTACACAGAAACGCTCCAAACGACTTACGGCATACCTGATGAGCAGGTTTTACACATACATGGACAGCGATCGGTGAAAGGGAGCGTTATTCTAGGTCATGACTGGGCACCCCTCCCCTTAAACTCGCACGCCGATTTGGAAGAACAGGACACGCGGGTTACGGAGGGCAACGAAATCATAGATAGCTACTTTAAAAAAACATTCAAACCAACATCAAACATCATAGATTTAAACCACACTTACTTTCGAAGCCTTCAATACGTCAATGAAGTTGTCGTTCTAGGGCACTCAATGTCGAAGGTTGACCTTCCTTATTTTGAAGAAATAATCAAAGTTACAAACAATCCGAAATGGCGCATCAGCTTCTTTGAGAAGGGTGACTTATTTTCGAAATTCGATATTTCTGATGCTATTGGGATTTCGCCCAATGACCGAGTGTTCGGATCAATAGTCGCAGTAGCATGA
- a CDS encoding DUF4041 domain-containing protein — MELTLLAALSAALIAITLGVILFKTREMLSASNRQVDAISSELKLLKDRIAPLNSIEAEVARLSNEESEIRSSIDAVRSTYSEKRQLLGRLIDEVAAYSWNVRQINQGFYEPKFKFNDSESFKKEILAIRERQKLEAANLPSTCAFEWYVGDSQSKGRTLVKRQSDLSMRAFNLECDSAIESVRGDNVATIEKRILSAAERINKANEPVGLEIDESYVELKLQELYLTHEYRERLKAEKEERAEKLRAEREEKRLLEEAAAAEEKEREYLSLLEQARSETGVDQKRIAELEALLADARMASERARSMAEMTKSGYVYIISNIGSFGEDIVKIGLTRRLDPDDRVRELGDASVPFTFDTHAMIYSDDAPALESALHREFSDRRVNMANLRKEFFRVKLDEVEEAVARLAPDANFFKDRDAEEWHETLLRRREEIAALDARTELNLPNEI, encoded by the coding sequence ATGGAATTAACGCTCCTCGCCGCCCTATCCGCTGCGCTAATTGCAATTACCTTAGGCGTCATCTTATTTAAGACCAGAGAAATGCTGAGCGCTAGCAATCGGCAGGTAGACGCTATTTCTTCTGAATTAAAATTGCTGAAAGATCGTATTGCCCCGCTTAATTCGATAGAGGCTGAAGTGGCCAGACTCTCTAATGAAGAGAGCGAGATACGCAGCAGCATTGATGCTGTTCGCAGTACATATTCTGAGAAACGGCAATTGCTAGGAAGGCTTATTGATGAGGTTGCCGCTTATAGCTGGAACGTTAGACAGATTAATCAGGGATTCTATGAGCCAAAATTTAAGTTTAATGATAGCGAATCATTTAAGAAAGAAATATTGGCTATAAGAGAAAGGCAAAAGTTAGAGGCGGCCAACTTGCCGAGTACATGTGCGTTTGAGTGGTATGTTGGAGATAGTCAATCCAAGGGGAGAACTTTGGTAAAGCGGCAGTCTGATTTAAGCATGCGCGCATTTAATCTTGAGTGCGATTCCGCTATAGAAAGTGTTCGCGGAGATAATGTCGCAACAATTGAAAAGCGTATTTTGAGCGCTGCGGAGAGAATAAACAAAGCTAATGAGCCGGTCGGGCTGGAAATTGATGAAAGCTATGTCGAACTTAAGCTTCAGGAGCTTTATTTAACCCACGAATATCGCGAACGACTAAAAGCAGAAAAAGAAGAAAGAGCTGAAAAGTTAAGGGCCGAGCGTGAGGAAAAGAGGTTGCTTGAAGAAGCTGCTGCGGCAGAAGAAAAAGAAAGAGAATACCTGTCACTGCTAGAACAGGCGCGGTCAGAAACAGGCGTAGACCAGAAAAGAATCGCCGAACTAGAGGCCCTGCTTGCGGATGCCCGCATGGCAAGCGAGAGGGCTCGGTCTATGGCTGAAATGACTAAGTCTGGTTATGTTTACATTATTTCAAATATTGGATCGTTTGGGGAAGACATTGTAAAAATTGGCCTTACTCGTCGCCTTGATCCGGATGATCGAGTTCGCGAATTAGGTGATGCGAGCGTTCCCTTTACCTTTGATACCCACGCTATGATTTATTCGGATGATGCGCCGGCACTTGAAAGCGCTTTGCATAGGGAATTTTCTGATCGCAGAGTTAACATGGCGAATCTCAGGAAGGAGTTCTTTCGCGTTAAGCTTGATGAAGTGGAGGAAGCTGTTGCAAGGCTTGCCCCCGATGCAAACTTCTTTAAAGATCGTGACGCGGAGGAATGGCACGAAACATTATTGCGGAGGCGCGAGGAGATTGCCGCGCTTGACGCAAGAACTGAATTAAATCTGCCAAACGAAATATAA
- a CDS encoding site-specific integrase, with protein sequence MSQAKVLSEAEMKRVLAVVAQHGVLSTRNRLAVLLSHWAGMRAGEIAALKIMDVVNEGGAVRDRIHLSASQTKGNRGRTVFINSKLQREIARYLEQREWTDERKALIRSQKGGHFTPTTMVMLFRRIYDEAGLTDARSHSGRRSYLTTLANKGVSVFVLQQLAGHRSIQTTQRYVTVNEEMMVKAAELA encoded by the coding sequence ATGTCGCAAGCCAAAGTCCTGTCCGAAGCCGAGATGAAGCGCGTCCTGGCTGTGGTCGCCCAGCACGGCGTTCTTTCCACCCGTAATCGCCTTGCTGTGTTGCTGTCGCACTGGGCGGGCATGCGGGCCGGTGAAATCGCGGCCTTGAAAATTATGGATGTCGTTAATGAAGGCGGTGCGGTTCGTGATCGCATCCACCTGTCCGCGTCACAGACCAAGGGCAACCGTGGCCGCACGGTGTTCATCAACAGCAAGCTCCAGCGCGAGATCGCTCGTTACCTTGAACAACGTGAATGGACGGACGAACGCAAGGCGCTGATCCGTAGCCAAAAGGGCGGACACTTCACACCGACCACGATGGTGATGCTGTTCCGCCGGATTTACGATGAAGCGGGTTTGACAGACGCTCGCTCACACAGCGGGCGACGGTCGTATTTGACCACGCTGGCGAACAAGGGGGTTTCGGTATTCGTGCTTCAACAACTGGCGGGACACCGTAGCATCCAAACCACCCAGCGTTACGTCACGGTCAATGAAGAGATGATGGTGAAGGCGGCTGAGCTGGCCTAG
- a CDS encoding DUF5131 family protein codes for MATQIEWSDEVLNPFAGCSRVSTVCKNCYAERWAYRLTTMGKPGQHYTGVVQNKNGAISWTGEVKFHPEVLQSIKGNNKIYFVNSMSDMWHEKVDLDWISQCHIAFSKHPENLFLCLTKRAERLGTEGHKVIWPSNVWMGVSVGDKHSLAYLEELRKCPAKTKFVSIEPLIEDLGDFELSEIDWVILGGESGKGARIMEEPWVRRIKDLCDNQNVPLFFKQWGDAQKISSSEGGKGVKRIRPHTIDRKYWLEYPAAHPAVCEKRRLLKKRYGVLLHRQACRKFEPTNVREISLATIDGAIGPMTDGDNSREKKYGEVFTPPELVNEVLDQLPASDWLDPSLTYLDPAMGTGNFLVEVVRRKINGGSTSLQALETTYGIELLPDNTLVARARVLKAAGLWNSAQARELVSKNLRQGDALSSDLENDDYWDSVQEIQFPSGFVIATHNAPYIQDMEALIGITGDPAKQLAAFRANTKRPELKLITSLTNLIQLLKRLEDETSAWASRHNVKELVHDWDRLGPSVQKRTDPIKGILNYVHETTAIATTNVELLKDLLRFSRQGDEADVQEFFVWIERIYWNGLDAQYEFEFDEGRFQEVASRIGYNYKPRSYLSGRFKKTTARDVKEVKDLDKTLPWGTRWTRKDDGTFVSEFPFFAYWTEDPWLERAHKQYAGGLFSSWGTSIRERDHGIGANRQDFINAIHRFARTGDPKADNQAATHFWKCWDWGASRRGADMMGLLVTEAYFAHTILSQSLKIDMLNWYKNLYD; via the coding sequence GTGGCAACTCAAATCGAATGGTCTGATGAGGTCCTAAACCCGTTTGCTGGATGCTCCCGGGTAAGCACAGTTTGCAAAAACTGCTATGCAGAGCGATGGGCTTACCGCCTGACTACAATGGGTAAACCTGGACAACATTATACTGGGGTTGTGCAAAATAAGAATGGCGCCATTTCATGGACCGGTGAAGTTAAATTTCACCCTGAAGTGCTTCAGAGCATAAAAGGAAATAATAAAATATATTTTGTTAATTCTATGTCCGACATGTGGCACGAGAAAGTAGATTTGGACTGGATAAGCCAGTGCCATATTGCTTTTTCAAAGCATCCTGAAAATTTATTTTTGTGCCTGACAAAGCGAGCTGAACGGCTAGGAACGGAAGGGCACAAAGTCATCTGGCCGAGCAATGTTTGGATGGGGGTAAGTGTTGGCGATAAACATTCACTGGCCTACCTTGAAGAACTCCGCAAGTGCCCAGCAAAAACTAAGTTTGTATCAATTGAGCCATTGATCGAAGACCTTGGTGATTTTGAACTATCGGAGATTGACTGGGTAATCTTGGGCGGGGAAAGCGGAAAGGGGGCTCGCATAATGGAAGAGCCCTGGGTTCGGCGAATTAAAGACTTGTGCGATAACCAGAATGTTCCATTGTTCTTTAAGCAATGGGGGGATGCTCAAAAAATTTCAAGCTCCGAAGGCGGTAAAGGCGTTAAACGGATAAGGCCCCACACCATTGATAGAAAGTATTGGCTTGAATATCCAGCAGCCCATCCTGCTGTATGTGAAAAGCGTAGACTATTAAAAAAGCGATATGGCGTGCTTTTGCACAGGCAGGCATGCCGAAAGTTCGAGCCGACGAATGTCAGAGAAATTTCTTTAGCAACCATAGACGGTGCCATCGGCCCCATGACAGACGGCGACAATTCGAGAGAAAAAAAGTACGGCGAGGTGTTTACACCACCTGAGTTGGTCAACGAGGTGCTTGATCAACTCCCCGCTTCCGATTGGCTCGATCCAAGCTTGACTTACCTAGACCCAGCAATGGGGACCGGAAATTTTTTGGTCGAGGTCGTTCGACGAAAAATCAATGGAGGGAGCACTTCACTTCAAGCATTAGAAACAACCTATGGCATTGAGTTATTGCCAGACAACACTTTGGTTGCCAGGGCTCGAGTGCTCAAAGCCGCAGGTCTTTGGAATAGCGCCCAAGCTAGGGAACTGGTTTCCAAAAATTTACGCCAGGGTGACGCCCTATCATCGGATTTGGAAAATGATGATTACTGGGACAGTGTCCAAGAAATCCAGTTTCCATCTGGTTTCGTAATCGCCACACACAACGCTCCATATATCCAAGATATGGAGGCTCTCATCGGAATTACCGGCGACCCAGCAAAGCAATTGGCAGCATTCAGAGCGAACACAAAGAGGCCTGAATTGAAGCTCATCACATCCCTCACCAATTTGATCCAGCTATTGAAACGACTGGAAGATGAAACAAGCGCATGGGCTTCTCGCCACAACGTCAAAGAGTTAGTCCACGATTGGGATAGACTGGGGCCTTCCGTTCAAAAACGCACGGACCCGATCAAAGGGATTTTAAATTACGTCCATGAAACAACGGCCATTGCCACGACTAACGTCGAGCTGCTGAAAGATCTTCTACGTTTCTCGCGCCAAGGAGATGAGGCCGATGTTCAGGAATTTTTCGTTTGGATTGAGCGCATATATTGGAATGGCCTGGATGCCCAGTATGAATTTGAATTTGACGAGGGCCGTTTCCAAGAAGTCGCAAGCAGGATCGGCTACAACTACAAGCCTCGTTCGTATCTGAGTGGGCGATTTAAAAAAACGACAGCTCGCGATGTGAAGGAGGTAAAAGACCTCGATAAAACCTTGCCATGGGGAACGAGGTGGACACGTAAAGATGACGGAACCTTCGTATCCGAGTTTCCATTTTTCGCCTACTGGACTGAAGACCCCTGGCTTGAACGCGCTCACAAGCAATATGCTGGCGGCTTATTCTCATCTTGGGGAACATCAATCAGGGAACGAGACCACGGCATTGGCGCCAACAGACAAGACTTCATTAATGCAATTCATAGATTTGCTCGCACAGGTGATCCGAAGGCGGATAACCAGGCCGCAACCCATTTTTGGAAATGTTGGGATTGGGGCGCATCGCGACGCGGGGCGGACATGATGGGCTTGCTTGTCACTGAGGCGTACTTTGCCCATACAATCCTTAGCCAAAGTCTAAAAATCGACATGCTAAATTGGTACAAAAACCTCTACGATTGA